In Deltaproteobacteria bacterium, the genomic window CGCTGCACGCTTCGCTGATCGAAGGACAGGTGAGGGCATGAGTAATTTGTTGCTGTACGATACGACCCTGCGGGACGGGTGCCAGAGCGAGGACGTCTCCTTCAGCCTGAAGGACAAGCTGCGCATCGCAGAGAGCCTGGCCGAGCTGGGCATTCACTACATCGAGGGCGGCTATCCCGGCTCCAACCCGCGCGACGCCGAGTTCTTCAAGGAGGTGCCGAAGCTGGACCTCAGGAAGACACGGGTCGCGGCCTTCGGCACCACCCGGCGCCCGTCGGTGAAGCCGTCGCAGGACGCCAGCCTCAAGCTCCTGCTGGCGGCCAAGACCCCGGTGGTGACGCTGGTGGGCAAGACCTGGGACCTGCACGTGCGCGACGACCTGCGCATCAGCCAGAAGGCCAACCTGGAGGTGATCGCCGATTCCATCGCCTACATGAAGAAGCATGTCGACGAGGTGATGTTCGACGCCGAGCACTTCTTCGACGGCTACCGCAGCAATCCCAAGTTCGCGCTGGAGTGCCTCAAGGCGGCCGAGGAGGGCGGTGCCGACTGGATCGTCCTGTGCGACACCAACGGCGGCGGCCTGCCCGGCGACGTCGGCGCGGCGGTGACGCGGGTCAAGGAGGAGGTGAAGACGCCGCTGGGGATCCACTGCCACAACGACGGCGAGCTGGCGGTGGCCAACACCATGACGGCGGTGGAGAACGGCGTGCGCCAGATCCAGGGTACCATCAACGGCTTCGGCGAGCGCTGCGGTAACCTGAACCTGTGCTCGGTGCTGCCCAACCTCCAGTTGAAGCAGGGTCACAAGATCGTCCGGACGTCGCAGTTGCGCCGCCTGCGCGAGATCTCGCACCTGCTCTACGAGCTGGCTAACGTGGTGCCCAACAAGCGCCAGCCCTACGTGGGCGACAGCGCGTTCGCGCACAAGGGCGGGCTCCACGTCTCGGGCATCATCAAGAACCGCGAGACCTACGAGCACATCGAGCCGGAGCTGGTGGGGAGCCGCCAGCGCGTGCTGGTGTCGGACCTGTCGGGGCGGAGCAACATCGTCTACAAGGCGCGGGAATACGACATCGACCTGAACGGTCAGGACCAGGCCGTGCACCAGATCCTCAATCGCATCAAGGAGCTGGAGAGCCAGGGCTACGAGTTCGAGGCCGCGGAGGCTTCCTTCGAGCTGCTGATCCAGGAGGCGTTGGGCAAGAAGAAGCGCAACTTCCGCCTCGACGGGTTCCGGGTCATCGACGAGAAGCGGGTGGAGAGCGAGGCGCCGCTGTCGGAGGCCACGGTCAAGGTGGAGGTGAACGGCGTGATGGAGCACGCCGCGGCCCTGGGCAACGGTCCGGTGCACGCGCTGGACCAAGCCCTGCGCAAGGCCCTTACGGGCTTCTATCCGTCCCTGGAGGAAGTGGAGCTGCTGGACTACAAGGTCCGGGTGCTGTCGTCGGGCGAGGGTACGGGCGCCGTCGTCCGGGTGCTCATCGAGTCGGGTGACGGCCAGACCCAGTGGGGTACGGTGGGCGTTTCCCACAACGTCATAGAGGCGAGCTGGCAGGCGCTGGTCGACAGCATCGACTACAAGCTCTACAAGGACCGAAAGAAGAAGGGCCACGCGGGCAGGAGCCGCGCCGGGAAAGCCCATTCCGCGGCGGCGCCCGCGTCCTGAACGGAGGACCGCGGCCGTTTCGCCGCTACGCTTGCCGAACCGCGCATCCGGGGACGCGCGACAGGGATCTGCGGTAGTCGGATCTTCCGGAAAGCCGCCCATGTGGAGTCTTCTGAAAGAGGACGTGCGCGTCGCCTTCGAGCGCGACCCCGCGGCGCGGAACCTCGGCGAGGTTCTGCTCAGCTATCC contains:
- the cimA gene encoding citramalate synthase; this translates as MSNLLLYDTTLRDGCQSEDVSFSLKDKLRIAESLAELGIHYIEGGYPGSNPRDAEFFKEVPKLDLRKTRVAAFGTTRRPSVKPSQDASLKLLLAAKTPVVTLVGKTWDLHVRDDLRISQKANLEVIADSIAYMKKHVDEVMFDAEHFFDGYRSNPKFALECLKAAEEGGADWIVLCDTNGGGLPGDVGAAVTRVKEEVKTPLGIHCHNDGELAVANTMTAVENGVRQIQGTINGFGERCGNLNLCSVLPNLQLKQGHKIVRTSQLRRLREISHLLYELANVVPNKRQPYVGDSAFAHKGGLHVSGIIKNRETYEHIEPELVGSRQRVLVSDLSGRSNIVYKAREYDIDLNGQDQAVHQILNRIKELESQGYEFEAAEASFELLIQEALGKKKRNFRLDGFRVIDEKRVESEAPLSEATVKVEVNGVMEHAAALGNGPVHALDQALRKALTGFYPSLEEVELLDYKVRVLSSGEGTGAVVRVLIESGDGQTQWGTVGVSHNVIEASWQALVDSIDYKLYKDRKKKGHAGRSRAGKAHSAAAPAS